From Arachis hypogaea cultivar Tifrunner chromosome 3, arahy.Tifrunner.gnm2.J5K5, whole genome shotgun sequence:
AAGACCCACCCTGACCTTTTCCTCATGATCaacttttttatttcttatagGCAGAGGGATCGTCCGCTGAATCTATAGCAGCCCTTGCTAAAGTTGACGTTGTCAAGCAGAGGATGGAAGCTGCTTATGAGACATTGCAGGTAAAGATtgttaattttcatattttgagtCAAAAGTTCACATTGATGTAGCTCAATGAGATAACAAAGCAAACTATCTTAAATTGCATTGTAATGACAGGATGCTGCTGGATTAACTCAATTAAGTTCAACTGTGGAGGATGTATTTGCTAGTGGTGATCTCCCTCGTGCTGCAGAAACTCTGGCTAATATGAGACATTGCTTGTCTGCTGTTGGGGAGGTACTAATTTCCACATTGGTTATGTTTTATATGCATGTGATTTGATTTTTATCAGAAGATGTTGTGGGGGTTGTTTTGACTTACCATCACTTCTTGTATGTAGGTTGCTGAATTTGCCAACATAAGAAAGCAACTTGAAGTCTTGGAAGATAGGCTAGACACGATGGTGCAGCCCCGCCTTACTGATGCATTATCGAATCGCAaggttattattaatttatttttgtgaaaCCATGCACTTATGCCTTATAAATATAATCTGTAGTAACTTTAGATTGTATCATTGTCAATCAGGTTGATGCTGCCCAAGATTTGCGGGAAATTCTAATCAGAATTGGGAGATTTAAGTCTTTAGAATCGCAATACACAAAGGTTCACTTAAAACCAATAAAGAAGCTCTGGGAAGATTTTGACTCAAAAGACCGAGCCAATAAGTCTGCAAATGAGAAGAACGAAATGGAGAGGATATCAAGTAGTGGTGATTTTCAGTCAGCTTTGCCAACAATATCGTTCTCCAGTTGGTTGCCAAACTTTTATGATGAACTACTACTTTATCTTGAACAAGAATGGAAATGGTATTGTTTTTAGAGATAATTTTTACCAGTAAAGCAAATAGTTGGAATGCTACTCTAATAATATTAAGTACTTTTTGGGTTAACATCTCAGTCATATGTTAATTTTGGCCATTTAAATTTTAAGTTCTTAAAGCAAACTGGATTAGATTAAGAATAAAATCATACTCAAACCTTGATGCTATTGGATTTTCTTTCACCATatctttctatttaaaaattagcAAGAATAAAATGGTACTAAGTACTAACTATTGCTTGCAGGTGTATGATTGCTTTTCCAGAAGATTATAAAACTCTAGTCCCAAGGCTACTAAGTGAGACTATGATGTCTATAGGTTCCAGTTTCGTATCTCATATCAATGTTGCCATTGGAGATGCTGTTCCTGAAACGAAAGCACTTGCTAAAGGTTGTTCTTAGATGCTTTACACAATTTGCTGTCTGAGAAAACTGGTATAATTTATACAAACTGACATTTCAACTCTTTAATCCTTGCAGGCTTATTGGATATATTATCTGGAGATATGCAAAAGGGTATTAAGATTCAGACTAAGCATCTAGAGGCATTGATTGAATTACACAACATGACGGGTACATTTGCAAGGAATATTCAACACTTATTTTCGGATTCTGATGTCCGAGTTTTAATAGATGTCCTGAAAGCTGTGTACTTGCCATATGAATCATTTAAACAcaggtaatttttttttctttgatgtaTAATAAGAAAGGCATAATtgaaattttgataaataaagtTTGTTTGCTAGTGCCATTTGGTAGTGGCCTCATTATTATTGACAAATTAGAGGGGCCTGAGaaataatattaacatatttCTCAGATTTGTTCCTCAAAACATAGAAAAACAAAAGAGGCatagaaaagtaaatctaaatgAATAGTGGGGCGTCCTTACTGATCTTTTGGCTCATTGTACACATAAATTTTTTCTCCAATTCTTTGAATTATTCCTTTAATTACTTTATCATTATTTATGGGCATATCTTACAGGTATGGACAAATGGAGCGTGCCATCCTTTCCTCAGAGATTGGAGGAGTAGATTTAAGAGGAGCTGTTATTCGAGGCGTGGGAGCCCAAGGAATAGAACTCAGCGAAACAGTTCGCAGGATGGAGGAGTCTATTCCGCAAGTTATTATACTTCTTGAAGCAGCTGTGGAGAGATGCATCAACTTCACTGGAGGTTCTGAGGCAGATGAGCTAATTCTTGCTCTTGATGACATAATGTTACAGTACATTGCTACTCTGCAAGACACACTCAAGTCACTAAGAACTGTATGTGGTGTCGATTATGGTAGTGATGGTACAATAAAGAAGGAAACGGAGAAGAAGGATGGAAACCCAAATGCTCGAAGAGTTGATTTGATCTCAAATGAAGAGGAGTGGTCCATAGTTCAAGGGGCATTGCAAATCCTGACAGTTGCAGATAGTTTGACAAGCAGGTCTTCTGTATTTGAAGCATCTTTGAGAGCTACACTTGCTAGATTGAGCACGAGTCTATCTTTTTCAGTATTTGGTTCAAGTTTAGACCAAAACCAGACAATAAGAAGTAGTAATGAAGATGGGGAGCCATATTTTGGTGGAAGGGCTGCCTTGGATATGGCAGCTCTGCGGCTTGTTGATGTGCCGGAAAAGGCTAGGAAACTCCTTAACCTTTTGAATCAGGTATAAATAAGACTAACTTTATTGCAATCTCACTTTCTTAAGTATATGTTTTGGTTTAGAAATAGATACAAAAGGATATGGGATTCAATTTCAATATCTAGATCTGGAGGAGCCTCAAAATATAGTGCCTAATTCCACACTTGCCCTTCTAACACATTCTTCTCCAGTCCACATTAAAATCCCCTAGCAGCGTGCTTTAATGTAGCAATGATTCAATTTCCCCAATACAGTTTCCCTCCAACAAAAATGCTAATTATTGACATTGGTAAATATACAATTTGACAAAAACATATCAACAGGAGACTTAAGGTTTAGGCAATGTTCATGTGGAATTGGTGCCTTTGCCCAGGCTCATTAATCTCTATTTCCTCTGTTATGTGCAGAGTTTCCACCCCTCTATGCCTATGAATTGATTTGTCTGAAAAGGGAGGTGTAGAGAaacctattttttttcttattgtcATTTAATTTGAAGGTTAGACATTTTTATtgcaaaaagaagagaacataaaaggaaaaagaaaatgattTTCTTTCATTTGTCTTGAGCGTTCTACAACAATTACTAAAAATGTTATTCTTGAAATTTTCAAATTCACCCCCATTTTATCCAAAAAAAGGTTAAAATCAATGAATGTGAATTTGTTTCTAAGTTCATCTGTTTTTAGTTGTGTTGGTATTCTTTTGCTATGCGCCTACGTACTTTGTCTTCTCAGTTTATATACTTCTTCTGTTGGTCTCTGTCATTATGTAAAAATATCTCTGGTTTTTGCAGTCTAAAGATCCCCGATTTCATGCACTTCCTCATGCATCTCAAAGAGTTGCAGCATTTGCTGATACAGTGAATGAACTTGTATACGACGTCCTCATATCTAAAGTACGGCAACGCCTCAGTGATGTGTCCCGATTGCCAATTTGGTCATCAGTAGAGGAGCAAAGTGCTTTTCATCTTCCTACCTTCAGTGCATATCCACAGTCCTATGTGACCAGTGTTGGTGAATACCTTCTTACTCTACCCCAACAATTGGAGCCACTTGCTGAGGGAATCTCTAGCAGTGAAAACAATGATGAAGCTCAGTTCTTTGCAACTGAATGGATGTtcaaggtataactcatactttgatgGATGCTTAAAAGTTAGGCAGAATCAATTTTCCCTTTTGTTTAATATAGGATAAGGAGTGGCATTTCTTCCCACAGTTTTGTGGATGCTTCAGTTTGAGGTTAATATTCTTGATTAACACATTTAATTCAGCTTCTGCCTATATATACAAGTCTTGTCTCAATTGGCCTCTCAACTAGCTTAGAACACCTCTTTTGAGTAAAAACTTCCCTTTCTGGCAATGCAGTTGAATTTATTCCCTAAAGTTAGAAAGATATGACTAGGTTTTAAAGTTTCCCTCTTTGCcgttgcaaacaacacaaatataCAGATTATTTGAAATTATTGCAATTATCATGTCTTTCTCAGGCTATTCGTCCTCTTTTCATATGAAAAACAGATAATGACctacttttttttttggactaaaataTTATTAGGTCGCAGAAGGGGCAACAGCACTGTACATAGAGCAATTGCGTGGGATTCAGCACATTTCGGATCGTGGAGCGCAACAGCTGTCAGTTGATATTGAGTATCTTAGTAATGTGCTATC
This genomic window contains:
- the LOC112789360 gene encoding conserved oligomeric Golgi complex subunit 7, with protein sequence MMLDLGPFSSENYDSKKWINAACQSRHPQEPVDKHFVDMEMKIQMVSEEIAASLEEQSAGALLRVPRATRDVIRLRDDAVSLRSAVSAILQKLKKAEGSSAESIAALAKVDVVKQRMEAAYETLQDAAGLTQLSSTVEDVFASGDLPRAAETLANMRHCLSAVGEVAEFANIRKQLEVLEDRLDTMVQPRLTDALSNRKVDAAQDLREILIRIGRFKSLESQYTKVHLKPIKKLWEDFDSKDRANKSANEKNEMERISSSGDFQSALPTISFSSWLPNFYDELLLYLEQEWKWCMIAFPEDYKTLVPRLLSETMMSIGSSFVSHINVAIGDAVPETKALAKGLLDILSGDMQKGIKIQTKHLEALIELHNMTGTFARNIQHLFSDSDVRVLIDVLKAVYLPYESFKHRYGQMERAILSSEIGGVDLRGAVIRGVGAQGIELSETVRRMEESIPQVIILLEAAVERCINFTGGSEADELILALDDIMLQYIATLQDTLKSLRTVCGVDYGSDGTIKKETEKKDGNPNARRVDLISNEEEWSIVQGALQILTVADSLTSRSSVFEASLRATLARLSTSLSFSVFGSSLDQNQTIRSSNEDGEPYFGGRAALDMAALRLVDVPEKARKLLNLLNQSKDPRFHALPHASQRVAAFADTVNELVYDVLISKVRQRLSDVSRLPIWSSVEEQSAFHLPTFSAYPQSYVTSVGEYLLTLPQQLEPLAEGISSSENNDEAQFFATEWMFKVAEGATALYIEQLRGIQHISDRGAQQLSVDIEYLSNVLSALSMPIPAVLATFQSCLSASRDQLKDLLKSDSVDMPTANLVCKMRRVNLDS